A genomic region of Kribbella sp. NBC_00382 contains the following coding sequences:
- a CDS encoding NADH-quinone oxidoreductase subunit N produces the protein MTITWTDWQATAVPLVLALGAVAVLLIDGFWRTGTKQAKHTVATLITGGVIVFGLVFVVVQRNAFKPAFCRGAVEGPAECSLVLDPLTIGLWAVLLIGGLGVVGLSAYRLLSADVPVGEYHFLLLSALVGATVLAGARDLATVVIALEVVSLPSFAMVALRRDRRGSEAALKAFLVSVLSTAVMLFGISYLYGVTGSLYLQTIGSRLPGIDPDLRRVAFAAGLFVIVGFGFKIAAVPFHGWLPDTYAGAPVEVTAFLAVVSKSAGVGGLLVLVTYGIAPSGSDLRVAVAVLAALTMTVGNLAALRQVEAVRLLAWSSIGQVGFLLAPLAVGDAQAVVAYLAAYVVVTLGAFGAVAVVQRHRPGGLLLSDYRGMVRSEPGLGTALIFFLVVLAGLPPGLAGLFTKFAAFQSVIDAHYGWLAVVMAVNVMIGLAVYLRWIAELVRLPADDPFSVDIETPAVTVISLCVGGAVVLSILPGTLFALVN, from the coding sequence ATGACGATCACCTGGACCGACTGGCAGGCGACCGCCGTACCGCTGGTACTGGCGCTCGGTGCCGTCGCCGTGCTGCTGATCGACGGGTTCTGGCGGACGGGCACCAAGCAGGCCAAACACACCGTGGCCACGTTGATCACCGGTGGCGTGATCGTGTTCGGGCTCGTCTTCGTGGTGGTGCAGCGGAACGCGTTCAAGCCGGCCTTCTGCCGGGGCGCGGTCGAGGGGCCGGCGGAGTGCAGCCTGGTGCTCGATCCGCTGACGATCGGGTTGTGGGCGGTGCTGCTGATCGGCGGCCTGGGGGTCGTCGGGCTTTCGGCGTACAGGCTGTTGTCGGCTGACGTCCCGGTGGGGGAGTACCACTTCCTGCTGCTCAGTGCGCTGGTCGGCGCGACGGTGCTGGCGGGGGCGCGCGATCTCGCGACGGTGGTGATCGCTCTCGAGGTGGTCTCGCTGCCGAGCTTCGCGATGGTCGCGCTGCGGCGGGATCGGCGCGGGTCCGAGGCCGCGCTGAAGGCTTTCCTGGTGTCGGTGTTGTCGACGGCCGTGATGCTGTTCGGGATCTCTTACCTGTATGGCGTGACGGGGTCGCTCTACCTGCAGACGATTGGGAGCCGGCTGCCGGGGATCGATCCGGATCTGCGGCGGGTGGCCTTTGCCGCGGGGCTGTTCGTGATCGTGGGCTTCGGGTTCAAGATCGCGGCGGTGCCGTTCCACGGTTGGCTTCCGGACACGTACGCCGGCGCGCCGGTCGAGGTGACCGCGTTCCTTGCTGTGGTGTCGAAGTCGGCCGGCGTCGGCGGGCTACTCGTGCTGGTGACCTACGGGATCGCGCCTTCGGGGTCGGATCTACGGGTTGCCGTTGCTGTGCTCGCGGCTTTGACGATGACGGTGGGCAACCTGGCCGCGTTGCGTCAGGTGGAGGCTGTGCGGTTGCTCGCTTGGTCGTCGATCGGGCAGGTCGGCTTCCTGCTCGCGCCGCTTGCGGTCGGGGATGCTCAAGCGGTCGTGGCGTACTTGGCGGCGTACGTCGTCGTCACGCTCGGCGCTTTCGGGGCGGTTGCCGTCGTGCAGCGCCATCGGCCGGGTGGGCTGCTGCTGTCGGACTACCGCGGCATGGTCCGTTCGGAGCCGGGGCTTGGTACGGCCCTCATCTTCTTCCTGGTCGTCCTTGCAGGCCTGCCGCCGGGCCTCGCGGGCCTCTTCACCAAGTTCGCCGCTTTCCAGTCCGTCATCGATGCCCACTACGGCTGGCTGGCCGTCGTCATGGCTGTGAACGTGATGATCGGCCTGGCCGTCTACCTCCGCTGGATCGCCGAGCTGGTCCGGCTCCCGGCCGACGACCCATTCTCGGTCGACATCGAGACACCCGCGGTCACCGTCATCTCCCTATGCGTCGGCGGCGCAGTCGTCCTGTCGATCCTGCCAGGCACACTGTTTGCCTTGGTCAACTAA
- a CDS encoding complex I subunit 4 family protein: protein MSALLIALLAVPALAAAILWALPAGTGDRVAAIVGSVVSGLVLIGSVVLWLDLLRPHCPCTASLVTTSNVPRTLPGKIHAFAETDSSWIPALDVRFHLGVDTISMPLIVLTALLVFLCCLYSLRITPRIGRTRSLIALLLVIETGVIGTFSALDLVLFFLFFEVVLIPMWLVIDIWGDDHDPAGRRRAATTFVLMTVFGSALMLLGFLLVHRLAGTFDLEVLGNNPIAGGHGIALIAAVLIAIGLAVKMPLWPLHIWLPDAHAKAPTVGSVLLAGVLLKLGSYGMIRILLPVLPDATATIAPYLAGFSTVAIIAGSLACLAQTDVKRLIAYSSVGHMGFIGLGIATMSPEGLAGALYANIAHGIITGLLFFLAGAIKDRHDTSDLRAIGRALYARLPRIGGLLTFACLASLGLPGLAGFWGEMLILLGAYHPADVLPRTTFLVLMVIAGLGAVLTAAYFLKLIRQLNQGDPADHPASAFAVDLSRIELITWAPLVVLTVVLGLWPPFLLDHWTFL, encoded by the coding sequence ATGAGTGCGTTGTTGATCGCGCTGCTGGCTGTGCCGGCGCTGGCTGCGGCAATCCTTTGGGCACTACCTGCTGGTACCGGGGATCGGGTGGCGGCGATCGTTGGATCGGTCGTTTCCGGCTTGGTGCTGATCGGCTCGGTCGTGCTCTGGCTGGACCTGCTGAGACCGCACTGTCCGTGCACCGCGAGCCTCGTCACCACCAGCAACGTGCCGAGGACCCTGCCCGGCAAGATCCACGCGTTCGCCGAGACCGACAGCTCGTGGATCCCGGCGCTGGATGTGCGGTTCCATCTCGGCGTCGACACCATCTCGATGCCGCTGATCGTGCTGACCGCGCTGCTGGTCTTCCTCTGCTGCCTGTACTCCCTGCGCATCACGCCGCGCATCGGCCGTACGCGTTCCCTCATCGCCTTGCTCCTGGTCATCGAGACGGGCGTGATCGGGACCTTCTCGGCGCTCGACCTGGTGCTGTTCTTCCTGTTCTTCGAGGTCGTGCTGATCCCGATGTGGCTGGTGATCGACATCTGGGGCGACGATCACGACCCGGCCGGGCGACGGCGGGCGGCGACCACGTTCGTGCTGATGACGGTGTTCGGGTCGGCGCTGATGCTGCTCGGCTTCCTGCTGGTGCATCGGCTGGCGGGGACGTTCGATCTCGAAGTACTGGGCAACAACCCGATCGCCGGCGGGCACGGGATCGCGTTGATCGCGGCCGTGCTGATCGCCATCGGGCTGGCGGTGAAGATGCCGCTCTGGCCGTTGCACATCTGGTTGCCCGACGCGCACGCGAAGGCGCCGACGGTCGGCTCGGTGCTGCTCGCCGGAGTACTGCTGAAGCTCGGCAGCTACGGCATGATCCGGATACTGCTCCCCGTGTTGCCGGACGCAACGGCGACCATCGCGCCGTACCTGGCCGGCTTCTCGACCGTCGCGATCATCGCCGGCTCGCTGGCCTGTCTCGCGCAGACGGACGTCAAGCGGCTGATCGCGTACTCGAGCGTCGGGCACATGGGCTTCATCGGGCTCGGCATCGCGACCATGTCGCCGGAGGGCCTGGCCGGCGCGCTGTACGCGAACATTGCCCACGGCATCATCACCGGCCTGCTGTTCTTCCTGGCCGGGGCGATCAAGGACCGGCACGATACGAGCGACCTGCGCGCTATCGGTCGCGCGTTGTATGCCCGGTTGCCGCGGATCGGTGGGTTGCTCACGTTCGCGTGCCTGGCGTCGCTCGGGCTGCCCGGGCTGGCCGGGTTCTGGGGCGAGATGCTGATTCTGCTGGGTGCCTACCACCCAGCTGATGTGTTGCCACGGACAACCTTCTTGGTGCTGATGGTGATTGCGGGGCTGGGCGCAGTACTGACTGCCGCGTACTTCCTCAAGCTCATCCGCCAGCTCAACCAGGGTGATCCGGCCGACCATCCGGCCTCTGCCTTCGCGGTGGATCTCAGCCGGATCGAGCTGATCACCTGGGCGCCGCTGGTCGTGCTGACCGTCGTGCTCGGACTCTGGCCACCGTTCCTGCTCGACCACTGGACGTTCCTATGA
- a CDS encoding NADH-quinone oxidoreductase subunit 5 family protein: protein MIATAWRVIGVGFSLLVLLTAALLYGVDPQQKAFGGTFVGHEVFLSYGVRTDDLTVFMLAIVGVVSLCVQVYSIAYVHERVASYTALVTLFTASMVTVVVSDSLFLLLIGWELMGACSYLLIGHYWERRDARSGAMKAFLMTRLGDVGFLFGIFVLGLGYQTFTISELGDSPISPGTLTTGTLLILVGIVGKSAQVPLQTWLPDAMPGPSPVSALIHAATMVAAGVFLIARLYDVFAAAETTFTVLAVIACVTMLFAALCAMAAVEVKRVLAWSTVSQLAIMFAGLSLGTRDGRHAALFHLLTHAAFKGLLFLCAGVLLHQVGSAAFVVLRRYTRRGALRKRMPVTFITMTIGLAALAGVPGFAGFFSKDSVVEAAWHHARDGSTIGWVVLVSVCLTAALTAFYCVRLWLWVFFRTPALAGALGAFEDDDAMADLDEPDSSKLRDGSWLMLAPLVLLAIGAIGLGYTDGIHIKWPIALVTTVLALFGALPAYSLWQRGADPRPVFLEREFGVDSAYQRVFVVPVQWLARLAVGGDRDVIGGYVRGAGRAGVLASAGFRKLQTGNVQTYLTAAVIGAVALAILAGVIGS, encoded by the coding sequence GTGATCGCCACCGCTTGGCGCGTGATCGGCGTCGGTTTCTCCCTGCTCGTCCTCCTGACGGCCGCACTCCTCTACGGCGTCGACCCGCAGCAGAAGGCCTTCGGCGGCACCTTCGTCGGCCACGAGGTGTTTCTCAGCTACGGCGTCCGTACCGACGACCTGACCGTCTTCATGCTCGCGATCGTCGGCGTCGTCTCGCTCTGCGTGCAGGTCTACTCGATCGCCTACGTGCACGAACGCGTCGCCTCCTACACCGCCCTCGTCACGCTGTTCACCGCGTCGATGGTGACGGTCGTCGTCTCGGACAGCCTCTTCCTGCTCCTCATCGGCTGGGAGCTGATGGGCGCCTGCTCGTACCTGCTGATCGGTCACTACTGGGAACGCCGCGACGCCCGCTCGGGCGCGATGAAGGCGTTCCTGATGACCCGGCTCGGCGACGTCGGCTTCCTGTTCGGCATCTTCGTGCTCGGCCTCGGCTACCAGACCTTCACCATCTCCGAGCTCGGCGACAGCCCGATCTCGCCCGGCACGCTGACCACCGGCACGCTCCTGATCCTGGTCGGCATCGTCGGCAAGTCCGCACAGGTCCCGTTGCAGACCTGGCTCCCTGACGCGATGCCCGGCCCGAGCCCGGTCAGCGCATTGATCCACGCGGCCACCATGGTCGCCGCCGGCGTCTTCCTGATCGCCCGCCTGTACGACGTTTTCGCGGCGGCCGAGACGACCTTCACCGTACTGGCCGTGATCGCCTGCGTGACGATGCTTTTCGCCGCCCTCTGTGCGATGGCGGCCGTCGAGGTGAAGCGGGTGCTCGCCTGGTCGACGGTCAGCCAGTTGGCGATCATGTTCGCCGGCCTCTCGCTCGGCACCCGCGACGGACGCCACGCAGCGCTCTTCCACCTGCTCACGCACGCAGCCTTCAAGGGTCTGCTCTTCCTCTGCGCCGGCGTCCTGCTGCACCAGGTCGGCAGCGCCGCCTTCGTCGTACTACGGCGTTACACGCGCCGCGGCGCCCTGCGGAAGCGCATGCCGGTCACCTTCATCACGATGACGATCGGGCTCGCCGCGCTGGCCGGAGTACCGGGTTTTGCCGGCTTCTTCTCCAAGGACTCGGTGGTCGAAGCCGCCTGGCATCACGCTCGCGACGGCTCGACCATCGGCTGGGTGGTGCTCGTCTCGGTCTGCCTGACGGCCGCGCTGACCGCCTTCTACTGCGTCCGCCTGTGGTTGTGGGTCTTCTTCCGTACTCCGGCACTCGCCGGCGCTCTGGGTGCGTTCGAGGACGACGACGCGATGGCTGATCTCGACGAGCCGGACTCCAGCAAGCTGCGGGATGGGTCCTGGCTGATGCTCGCGCCGCTGGTGCTGCTCGCCATCGGCGCCATCGGACTGGGGTACACGGATGGGATCCACATCAAGTGGCCGATCGCGTTGGTGACGACGGTGCTCGCGCTGTTCGGCGCGCTGCCGGCGTACTCGTTGTGGCAACGGGGTGCTGATCCGCGGCCGGTGTTCCTGGAACGCGAGTTCGGGGTGGATTCGGCGTACCAGCGGGTGTTCGTCGTACCGGTCCAGTGGCTGGCGCGGCTGGCGGTTGGTGGGGATCGGGACGTGATCGGTGGGTATGTGCGTGGGGCTGGGCGGGCCGGAGTACTGGCTTCTGCTGGGTTCCGGAAGTTGCAGACGGGCAACGTGCAGACGTACTTGACGGCGGCTGTGATCGGGGCGGTCGCGCTGGCGATCCTGGCGGGGGTGATCGGCTCATGA
- the nuoK gene encoding NADH-quinone oxidoreductase subunit NuoK yields the protein MPIVLPLLLAVALFCIGVYGVLARRNAITMLMSFELMLNAVTLNLVAFDAWRVDGLATGQTLAVFVITLAAAEIGLGLAIILLLFRGHGHVDADAARDLVEGQ from the coding sequence ATGCCGATCGTCCTGCCACTCCTGCTCGCCGTCGCGCTGTTCTGCATCGGCGTGTACGGCGTACTGGCGCGCCGCAACGCGATCACGATGCTGATGTCCTTCGAGCTGATGCTGAACGCGGTCACCCTCAACCTGGTCGCGTTCGACGCCTGGCGCGTCGACGGCCTCGCGACAGGCCAGACGCTCGCGGTCTTCGTCATCACCCTGGCCGCCGCCGAGATCGGTCTCGGCCTCGCGATCATCCTGCTGCTCTTCCGAGGCCACGGCCATGTGGACGCGGATGCGGCTCGCGACCTGGTGGAGGGCCAGTGA
- a CDS encoding NADH-quinone oxidoreductase subunit J family protein, with amino-acid sequence MTTALFSIAGAVALLAAVITVTSRRIVHAALWLVVTLGAVAGCFGALHAEFVALVQILVYVGAIVVLVLFALMLTKAPTNPLPALTTRRSPFAAAVALVFALILGTGVVLAFGNQKIQPVPDGSPEAIGTGVFRTWVLPFEVLSVLLLAALIGAIVLSQRSGKKGD; translated from the coding sequence GTGACCACTGCGCTCTTCTCCATCGCGGGGGCGGTGGCGCTGCTGGCAGCGGTCATCACAGTCACGTCCCGCCGGATCGTGCATGCCGCGCTCTGGCTGGTCGTCACGCTCGGCGCGGTGGCCGGCTGCTTCGGCGCCCTGCATGCCGAGTTCGTCGCGCTGGTACAGATCCTCGTGTACGTCGGCGCGATCGTCGTCCTCGTCCTCTTCGCCCTGATGCTGACCAAGGCCCCGACCAACCCGCTGCCCGCGCTGACCACCCGCCGCAGCCCGTTCGCCGCCGCGGTCGCGCTGGTCTTCGCGCTGATCCTCGGCACCGGCGTGGTACTTGCCTTCGGCAACCAAAAGATCCAGCCGGTACCCGACGGCAGCCCCGAAGCCATCGGTACCGGGGTCTTCCGCACCTGGGTGCTGCCCTTCGAAGTCCTCTCGGTCCTCCTCCTCGCCGCCCTGATCGGCGCGATCGTCCTGTCCCAGCGATCCGGGAAGAAGGGCGACTGA
- a CDS encoding methylenetetrahydrofolate reductase, producing the protein MADGFELVCEVEPPTRPDLKRVRHQIGVMSPIADAFLIPDNHIGRATVSSVAVANEVQAMGARGIACLNSRDRNLLGFRRDLLTAAAYGVEQFLFVHGDNPTEGARTSQLTVRMMIDEARATSFPGIEPFQVGAATRLRAVPAWKAEADFLYVQVSYDLDELLRWRDSVDLNIPVYAGVMVLASAKMAADLAKLPQLTIPDALVEAVERDRDAGVEAACEQILKIRDSGAFQGVHLIPVSRYRQVAARLEREL; encoded by the coding sequence ATGGCTGATGGGTTTGAGTTGGTGTGTGAGGTGGAGCCGCCGACGCGGCCGGATTTGAAGCGGGTGCGGCATCAGATCGGGGTGATGAGTCCGATCGCGGATGCGTTCTTGATTCCGGACAACCACATCGGGCGGGCGACGGTCAGCAGTGTTGCCGTGGCCAACGAGGTGCAGGCGATGGGGGCGCGGGGGATCGCCTGCCTCAACTCACGCGATCGCAACCTGCTCGGCTTCCGGCGCGACCTGCTCACCGCGGCGGCGTACGGGGTGGAGCAGTTCCTCTTCGTCCATGGCGACAACCCGACCGAAGGTGCGCGGACCAGCCAGCTCACCGTGCGCATGATGATCGACGAGGCTCGCGCGACCAGCTTCCCGGGGATCGAACCGTTCCAGGTCGGCGCGGCGACGCGGCTGCGCGCAGTACCGGCGTGGAAGGCCGAGGCCGACTTCCTCTACGTGCAGGTCAGCTACGACCTCGACGAGCTGCTCAGATGGCGTGACAGCGTCGACCTGAACATCCCCGTGTACGCCGGGGTGATGGTGCTCGCGAGCGCCAAAATGGCTGCTGACCTGGCGAAACTGCCGCAGCTGACCATCCCGGACGCGCTCGTCGAGGCGGTCGAACGCGACCGCGATGCCGGTGTGGAGGCCGCCTGCGAGCAGATCCTCAAGATCCGCGACAGCGGCGCCTTCCAGGGTGTCCATCTCATCCCGGTGAGCCGCTACCGGCAGGTCGCGGCACGCCTCGAACGCGAACTGTGA
- a CDS encoding alkaline phosphatase family protein yields MNRPLALTALATLALTTVLATTAFGAGGAASTSAASTSTAAPAARVPKVLVIGIDGALLSKIQAYTTPALKGLISTGSSSRTTLYAQPFAPTLSGPGWATNATGVWPDKHKVLSNSWGTGTNLTQYPDFLTRLERARPALSTYAIADWTPLTTNSAGQAIFTDEIQKKVTYDGDALGWTAADAKIATEAAAYLKGTGPDASFVYFGDVDIAGHSCGAAGACYRTAIENTDRHVATLLAAIKARPTYANEDWTYLVTADHGHTDAGGHGGSSVPERSSFIIRNGPGTTPGTPGIAPKNVDIAAIVLNTFGVTASDLDGQVAPSADPFDSLVGSLQSRLDETGVPADVKGWTHTTPSGWTIDNTGLGTGGVREWQGWSFTTDDFWTRAAPDQQRESNVRARGVFAVADSDEWSDKTRSGLLNSKLSSPAYDVTGATSATLTFSSHYLKSGNETATVQASFDGAAPKPVLTYTKDTIAKIERLTIPVPAGARSIKIAWSLTNGDNDWYWSIDNPHLTKN; encoded by the coding sequence GTGAACCGCCCCCTCGCTCTCACCGCACTAGCCACGCTCGCCTTGACCACAGTCCTCGCCACCACCGCCTTCGGCGCCGGCGGCGCGGCATCCACCAGCGCAGCCTCCACCTCCACCGCCGCGCCCGCGGCGCGGGTGCCGAAGGTGCTTGTCATCGGCATCGACGGCGCGTTGCTCAGCAAGATCCAGGCGTACACCACGCCTGCCCTCAAAGGCCTGATCAGCACCGGGTCCTCGAGCCGGACCACCTTGTACGCCCAGCCTTTCGCGCCCACGCTGTCCGGACCCGGCTGGGCGACCAACGCGACCGGCGTCTGGCCGGACAAGCACAAGGTGCTGAGCAACAGCTGGGGTACCGGGACCAACCTGACGCAGTACCCGGACTTCCTGACGCGGCTGGAACGCGCCCGCCCCGCGCTCTCGACGTACGCGATCGCCGACTGGACGCCGCTCACGACCAATAGCGCGGGCCAGGCGATCTTCACCGACGAGATCCAGAAGAAGGTCACGTACGACGGTGACGCGCTCGGCTGGACCGCCGCTGACGCGAAGATCGCGACCGAGGCGGCGGCGTACCTGAAGGGCACCGGGCCGGACGCTTCCTTCGTGTACTTCGGTGACGTCGACATCGCCGGCCACAGCTGTGGTGCCGCCGGCGCCTGCTACCGGACCGCGATCGAGAACACCGACCGGCACGTAGCGACCCTGCTGGCCGCGATCAAAGCGCGTCCGACCTACGCGAACGAGGACTGGACCTACCTCGTGACAGCGGACCACGGCCACACCGACGCCGGCGGGCACGGTGGCAGCTCGGTGCCCGAGCGGTCGTCGTTCATCATCCGCAACGGCCCCGGTACGACGCCTGGCACGCCGGGGATCGCGCCGAAGAACGTCGACATCGCGGCGATCGTGCTGAACACCTTCGGGGTGACCGCCTCCGACCTCGACGGTCAGGTCGCGCCGTCGGCCGACCCGTTCGACTCGCTGGTCGGGTCGTTGCAGTCGCGCCTGGACGAGACCGGCGTACCGGCTGATGTGAAGGGCTGGACGCACACCACGCCGTCGGGCTGGACGATCGACAACACCGGGCTGGGCACTGGCGGCGTACGGGAATGGCAGGGCTGGTCGTTCACCACGGACGACTTCTGGACCCGGGCGGCGCCTGACCAGCAGCGTGAGAGCAACGTGCGGGCGCGCGGCGTGTTCGCTGTCGCCGACTCCGACGAGTGGTCCGACAAGACCCGCTCCGGCCTCCTCAACAGCAAGCTGAGCTCACCGGCGTACGACGTCACCGGCGCCACCTCGGCGACCCTCACCTTCTCCTCCCACTACCTCAAGAGCGGCAACGAAACCGCCACCGTCCAGGCCTCCTTCGACGGCGCCGCCCCCAAGCCCGTCCTCACCTACACCAAAGACACCATCGCCAAGATCGAGCGCCTGACCATCCCCGTCCCGGCAGGCGCCCGCTCCATCAAAATCGCCTGGTCCCTGACCAACGGCGACAACGACTGGTACTGGTCCATCGACAACCCCCACCTGACCAAGAACTAA